GGACGCACAAACCGGCGGACGGGCAACAAAAGGAGGCGCCGCATGACGCGCATCGTCGAAATCCCCACTTCAAGAGTGTCCAATTTTTTCCGGTTTCGGCGCGACCCGCTCGGCTTCCTGGTCGACGCGCTGCCGCTCGGCGACGTCGTGTCACTGCGGACAAGCTCTTTTCGCCCGACATTCATCGTCAACTCGCCCGACTTCGTCCAGGAGCTGCTGGTCCATCAGGAGGACAAGCTTCGCAAGGGCAGAAGCTCCCGCGTGCTGCGCCGGACGATCGGCGACGGCCTGCTTACGGCCGAGCGCGATGCGCACCGGCATCAGAAGCGGTATCTGACGCCGGTCTTTTACAAGGAGCGCATCGGCGCCTATGCCGAAATCGTCGTCGAAGAGGCAAACCGGCTGGCCGATACGCTTCAGGACGGAGTGCCGGTTGCGATACACGACGCGATGATGCAGCTGACGCTCGGCGTGATCGCCCGCAGCATGTTCAAAACCGAGCTTGCGGCGGACAAAAAAGCGCTAGCGGCAGCCGTGGACGCGACGATCCGGCAATCGGCGAGAATGATTTTTTCCCCGGTCATCCTTCCGCTCGGCGTGCCGACGCGGAGCAATCTGTCGCTGAAGCAGGCGATCCGGACGCTGGAGAAGATGGTGTACGACACGATTGCTCGCGCGAAGAAAGCGCCGGACCGGTATGCGGACAGCCTTCTCGGGCTGCTGCTGGACACGAGGGACGAG
This genomic window from Paenibacillus humicola contains:
- a CDS encoding cytochrome P450, whose amino-acid sequence is MTRIVEIPTSRVSNFFRFRRDPLGFLVDALPLGDVVSLRTSSFRPTFIVNSPDFVQELLVHQEDKLRKGRSSRVLRRTIGDGLLTAERDAHRHQKRYLTPVFYKERIGAYAEIVVEEANRLADTLQDGVPVAIHDAMMQLTLGVIARSMFKTELAADKKALAAAVDATIRQSARMIFSPVILPLGVPTRSNLSLKQAIRTLEKMVYDTIARAKKAPDRYADSLLGLLLDTRDEDGNPIPEREIRDQMMTMLLAGHETTANALVWAWCCLEHSPEAANRLRRELDAIRQREKQSGTRISAADRYREMTYTRYIVQETLRLYPPAWTILREAEGEISMLGDTFPPNSSFLISPYAIHRSDAVFGDASAFRPERFEENAAGWPRFAYFPFGGGTRGCIGSQFAMMEAVLLLGTLAERFEFKSVPGQGEPEPEPLVSLRVKGGRTMVPLRCPGVRQRESGS